A window from Drosophila nasuta strain 15112-1781.00 chromosome 3, ASM2355853v1, whole genome shotgun sequence encodes these proteins:
- the LOC132792949 gene encoding protein enabled homolog, which yields MSRLLMATPTRLSRDIRGSCFNGLVYITRQLAAKAPTSKATSASKCNLSEKPQPKWGYFPSGGTHAIFSDLPKPEGDFMQHWHAKNSKYNLVLLSGILAVVGSIALGISLGRPMLNATVPEYPYTEDEMEEFQREEERRQQEKEEREQRQKDLKDAKELKVRRRKAKEAMAREVELMQKDIDEGVSDGELAELVQLTQEREEFESWEREELKRIDEQEKERNKIKMEREKQQKEKEAQQAKQRK from the exons ATGTCCAGACTTTTGATGGCCACTCCAACGCGGCTGTCTCGCGATA TTCGTGGCAGTTGCTTTAATGGCTTGGTCTATATCACACGACAACTGGCGGCTAAGGCACCGACGAGCAAGGCCACGTCGGCGTCCAAATGCAATCTCTCGGAGAAGCCTCAGCCAAAGTGGGGCTACTTTCCCAGCGGTGGCACCCATGCCATCTTCAGTGATCTGCCCAAGCCCGAGGGCGATTTCATGCAGCATTGGCATGCCAAGAACAGCAAGTACAATTTGGTGTTGTTGAGCGGCATCTTGGCCGTTGTGGGCAGCATCGCCTTGGGCATCAGCTTGGGCAGGCCAATGCTGAATGCCACTGTGCCCGAGTATCCCTACACCGAGGATGAGATGGAGGAGTTCCAGCGCGAAGAGGAGCGTCGCCAGCAGGAGAAAGAGGAGCGCGAGCAGCGCCAGAAGGATCTCAAGGATGCCAAGGAGCTGAAGGTGCGACGTCGCAAGGCCAAGGAGGCGATGGCACGTGAGGTGGAACTCATGCAGAAGGACATCGACGAAGGTGTCTCCGATGGCGAACTGGCCGAGCTGGTGCAGCTCACCCAAGAGCGCGAGGAATTCGAGAGCTGGGAGCGCGAAGAGCTGAAGCGTATCGATGAGCAGGAAAAGGAGCGCAACAAGATCAAAATGGAGCGAGAAAAGCAGCAGAAGGAAAAGGAGGCGCAGCAAGCCAAGCAGCGAAAGTAG
- the LOC132791699 gene encoding ribonuclease kappa, translated as MNLICNKKCSIFCLFISIWGLIQLLVMGVCCSFNALAFVTHLPLAENYDNLQEFRSDSDRLYKDVALRFYATAALYGVFATLSLLCIRMKKRQMIREKNAEIRRSHLV; from the coding sequence ATGAACTTGATTTGCAACAAGAAGTGTTCGATATTCTGCTTATTCATCAGCATCTGGGGCCTCATTCAGCTGCTGGTGATGGGCGTGTGCTGCTCCTTCAACGCCCTCGCCTTTGTCACCCACCTGCCGTTGGCGGAGAACTACGATAATCTGCAGGAATTTCGCAGTGACTCCGATCGTCTCTACAAGGATGTTGCTCTACGCTTCTATGCCACAGCCGCTTTATACGGCGTGTTTGCCACGCTTTCGCTGCTCTGCATACGTATGAAGAAGCGGCAGATGATAAGGGAAAAGAATGCAGAGATTCGTCGCAGTCATCTTGTTTGA
- the LOC132790058 gene encoding uncharacterized protein LOC132790058, translated as MDPLDTDRECCRAMKRKMLNTQNDLEKRMREMDDSMKRQMTDLQRKINKVNESLMSLLDYKNTKHRKTMFPLQTEDDVCEMDRKVAESPSEFVDIFRRMLMPEGLTKNLERILSSDLLMKFNFTGTVKMMAFDKFVHLNNAMYEAIKEDDLSFVEYTKEVRVAFFKIKNRLYKSRQRHRTEQYDN; from the exons atggatcCCTTAGACACGGATCGTGAATGCTGTCGCGCGATGAAGAGAAAAATGTTGAACACACAAA ACGACCTGGAAAAGCGAATGAGAGAAATGGATG ATTCTATGAAAAGACAAATGACGGATCTGCAAC GTAAAATTAATAAGGTAAACGAAAGTCTTATGTCATTATTGgattataaaaatacaaaacatcGAAAAACCATGTTTCCTCTCCAAACCGAAGACGATGTATGTGAAATGGACAGAAAAGTTGCAGAATCACCGAGTGAATTT gTGGACATATTCAGAAGAATGCTAATGCCAGAAGGCCTTACTAAGAATCTTGAAAGAATCTTAAGTTCAGATCTTctaatgaaattcaattttaccGGGACGGTAAAGATGATGGCTTTCGACAAATTTGTCCACCTTAATAATGCTATGTATG AGGCTATCAAAGAAGATGATCTCAGTTTCGTTGAATATACGAAGGAAGTTCGAGTGGCCTtcttcaaaatcaaaaatcgttTATATAAATCTCGACAAAGACATAGAACCGAACAATatgataattaa
- the LOC132791995 gene encoding uncharacterized protein LOC132791995 isoform X3, whose amino-acid sequence MDIFDEDDDNHDCSMAVESSILDMQNKLAKRMVEMQNTMNKQFKELHRSLNLTNRHIEALKDKKKTKELKCNFPCKTEEELAEIDKKIAASPAAYLPIFEGKLMPEGVVINLEQIVSRDLALQINFRGTSNMKPFDKYIHLNKVMYEATTTIDRNFSDYQRNMRTAFARIKNRAHKSNSRQNLKKRKASIKNKSDN is encoded by the exons ATGGATATTTTCGACGAGGACGACGACAATCATGATTGCTCTATGGCTGTGGAGAGCTCAATATTGGATATGCAAA ATAAACTGGCAAAGCGTATGGTTGAAATGCAAA ATACAatgaataaacaatttaaggaGTTGCACC GCAGTCTGAACCTGACAAATCGTCATATTGAAGCTTtgaaagataaaaaaaaaacaaaggagctaaaatgcaattttcctTGTAAAACCGAAGAAGAATTGGCAGAAATAGACAAGAAAATTGCCGCATCACCAGCAGCCTAT TTACCTATTTTCGAGGGAAAACTAATGCCGGAAGGAGTCGTCATAAATCTTGAACAGATTGTATCTCGAGATCTTgctttacaaattaattttcgcGGAACCTCCAATATGAAGCCGTTCGATAAATACATTCACCTAAATAAAGTAATGTATG aGGCTACGACTACAATCGATCGAAATTTCAGTGATTACCAGAGGAACATGCGCACTGCATTTGCAAGGATCAAAAATCGTGCGCATAAATCGAACTCGCGacaaaatctaaaaaaaagaaaagcgtcaataaaaaataaatctgacaaTTAA
- the LOC132791995 gene encoding uncharacterized protein LOC132791995 isoform X5, whose translation MDIFDEDDDNHDCSMAVESSILDMQNKLAKRMVEMQNTMNKQFKELHRSLNLTNRHIEALKDKKKTKELKCNFPCKTEEELAEIDKKIAASPAAYLPIFEGKLMPEGVVINLEQIVSRDLALQINFRGTSNMKPFDKYIHLNKVIGYDYNRSKFQ comes from the exons ATGGATATTTTCGACGAGGACGACGACAATCATGATTGCTCTATGGCTGTGGAGAGCTCAATATTGGATATGCAAA ATAAACTGGCAAAGCGTATGGTTGAAATGCAAA ATACAatgaataaacaatttaaggaGTTGCACC GCAGTCTGAACCTGACAAATCGTCATATTGAAGCTTtgaaagataaaaaaaaaacaaaggagctaaaatgcaattttcctTGTAAAACCGAAGAAGAATTGGCAGAAATAGACAAGAAAATTGCCGCATCACCAGCAGCCTAT TTACCTATTTTCGAGGGAAAACTAATGCCGGAAGGAGTCGTCATAAATCTTGAACAGATTGTATCTCGAGATCTTgctttacaaattaattttcgcGGAACCTCCAATATGAAGCCGTTCGATAAATACATTCACCTAAATAAAGTAAT aGGCTACGACTACAATCGATCGAAATTTCAGTGA
- the LOC132791995 gene encoding uncharacterized protein LOC132791995 isoform X4, which translates to MDIFDEDDDNHDCSMAMESSILDMQNKLAKRMVEMQNTMNKQFKELHRSLNLANRHIEALNDKKKTKELKCNFPCKTEEELAEIDEKIAASPAAYLPIFEGKLMPEGVVKNLEKIISRDLALQINFRGTANMKPFDKYIHLNKVMYEATTTIDRNFSDYQRNMRTAFAKIKNHIS; encoded by the exons ATGGATATTTTCGACGAGGACGACGACAATCATGATTGCTCTATGGCTATGGAGAGCTCAATTTTGGATATGCAAA ATAAACTGGCAAAGCGGATGGTTGAAATGCAAA ATACAatgaataaacaatttaaggaGTTGCACC GCAGTCTGAACCTGGCAAATCGTCATATTGAAGCTTtgaatgataaaaaaaaaacaaaggagctaaaatgcaattttcctTGTAAAACCGAAGAAGAATTGGCAGAAATAGACGAGAAAATTGCCGCGTCACCAGCAGCCTAT TTACCTATTTTCGAGGGAAAACTAATGCCGGAAGGAGTCGTCAAAAATCTTGAAAAGATAATATCTCGAGATCTTgctttacaaattaattttcgcGGAACCGCCAATATGAAGCCGTTCGATAAATACATTCACCTAAATAAAGTAATGTATG aGGCTACGACTACAATCGATCGAAATTTCAGTGATTACCAGAGGAACATGCGCACTGCATTTGCAAAGATCAAAAATC ATATCTCATAG
- the LOC132791995 gene encoding uncharacterized protein LOC132791995 isoform X1, giving the protein MDIFDEDDDNHDCSMAMESSILDMQNKLAKRMVEMQNTMNKQFKELHRSLNLANRHIEALNDKKKTKELKCNFPCKTEEELAEIDEKIAASPAAYLPIFEGKLMPEGVVKNLEKIISRDLALQINFRGTANMKPFDKYIHLNKVMYEATTTIDRNFSDYQRNMRTAFAKIKNLLKLYREMSLFEVWQRCFYECVFFTCIFFIKTCTKKVRVEIICLSV; this is encoded by the exons ATGGATATTTTCGACGAGGACGACGACAATCATGATTGCTCTATGGCTATGGAGAGCTCAATTTTGGATATGCAAA ATAAACTGGCAAAGCGGATGGTTGAAATGCAAA ATACAatgaataaacaatttaaggaGTTGCACC GCAGTCTGAACCTGGCAAATCGTCATATTGAAGCTTtgaatgataaaaaaaaaacaaaggagctaaaatgcaattttcctTGTAAAACCGAAGAAGAATTGGCAGAAATAGACGAGAAAATTGCCGCGTCACCAGCAGCCTAT TTACCTATTTTCGAGGGAAAACTAATGCCGGAAGGAGTCGTCAAAAATCTTGAAAAGATAATATCTCGAGATCTTgctttacaaattaattttcgcGGAACCGCCAATATGAAGCCGTTCGATAAATACATTCACCTAAATAAAGTAATGTATG aGGCTACGACTACAATCGATCGAAATTTCAGTGATTACCAGAGGAACATGCGCACTGCATTTGCAAAGATCAAAAATC tGCTAAAATTGTACCGTGAAATGTCGCTTTTCGAggtctggcaacgctgttTTTATGAGTGTGTCTTTTTTACGTGCATTTTCTTCATAAAAACATGCACCAAAAAGGTGCGAGTTGAGATAATTTGTTTGAGCGTGTAA
- the LOC132791995 gene encoding uncharacterized protein LOC132791995 isoform X2, with amino-acid sequence MDIFDEDDDNHDCSMAMESSILDMQNKLAKRMVEMQNTMNKQFKELHRSLNLANRHIEALNDKKKTKELKCNFPCKTEEELAEIDEKIAASPAAYLPIFEGKLMPEGVVKNLEKIISRDLALQINFRGTANMKPFDKYIHLNKVMYEATTTIDRNFSDYQRNMRTAFAKIKNRAYKSNSNKRQNLKKAKASIKNESDN; translated from the exons ATGGATATTTTCGACGAGGACGACGACAATCATGATTGCTCTATGGCTATGGAGAGCTCAATTTTGGATATGCAAA ATAAACTGGCAAAGCGGATGGTTGAAATGCAAA ATACAatgaataaacaatttaaggaGTTGCACC GCAGTCTGAACCTGGCAAATCGTCATATTGAAGCTTtgaatgataaaaaaaaaacaaaggagctaaaatgcaattttcctTGTAAAACCGAAGAAGAATTGGCAGAAATAGACGAGAAAATTGCCGCGTCACCAGCAGCCTAT TTACCTATTTTCGAGGGAAAACTAATGCCGGAAGGAGTCGTCAAAAATCTTGAAAAGATAATATCTCGAGATCTTgctttacaaattaattttcgcGGAACCGCCAATATGAAGCCGTTCGATAAATACATTCACCTAAATAAAGTAATGTATG aGGCTACGACTACAATCGATCGAAATTTCAGTGATTACCAGAGGAACATGCGCACTGCATTTGCAAAGATCAAAAATCGTGCGTATAAATCGAATTCGAATAAAAGACAAAATCTAAAAAAGGCTAAAGCgtcaataaaaaatgaatCTGACAATTAA
- the LOC132791742 gene encoding cuticle protein 16.5, whose translation MHAMNLQLQFSVNDAKTNIRQKDSNMKLLILCTLLAAANAAPGLLDYGLGHTAPAISYGHAEPAISYAHAAPAISYAHAAPAVTYAAAAPVIKSYAPAISYAAPTVVKSYAPAISYAAPAPVIKSYAPAISYAAPTVLKSYAAPVAVAAPVVKAVAAPATSYSHFSSVVSHATPIIKSYAAAPIIKSYAAPAISYAAPAVVKSYAAPAISYQPTLLKSYAAAPALSLGGYDDHYGYH comes from the exons ATGCACGCAATGAATTTACAGTTGCAATTCTCAGTCAACGACGCCAAGACAAATATACGACAAAAAGACTCCAACATGAAACTATTG ATTCTGTGCACTTTGTTGGCTGCTGCGAACGCTGCTCCCGGCCTCCTCGACTACGGCTTGGGACACACGGCACCAGCCATCAGCTATGGACATGCTGAGCCAGCCATCAGCTATGCTCATGCTGCACCCGCCATTAGCTATGCCCATGCTGCTCCAGCGGTCACTTATGCGGCAGCTGCGCCGGTCATTAAATCCTATGCGCCTGCCATCAGCTATGCTGCTCCCACAGTCGTCAAATCCTACGCGCCTGCCATCAGCTATGCTGCTCCGGCTCCAGTGATCAAATCCTATGCTCCAGCCATCAGCTATGCCGCTCCCACGGTGCTCAAGTCGTACGCTGCTCcagttgctgtcgctgcccCTGTGGTCaaggctgttgctgctccggCTACCAGCTACTCCCACTTCAGTTCG GTTGTTTCCCACGCTACGCCCATCATCAAGTCCTACGCTGCCGCCCCCATTATCAAGTCCTATGCCGCTCCAGCCATTAGCTACGCTGCTCCAGCTGTCGTCAAGTCATATGCCGCTCCAGCGATCAGCTATCAGCCAACTCTGCTGAAATCCTATGCTGCAGCACCTGCTCTGTCATTGGGCGGATACGATGATCACTATGGCTACCACTAA